The proteins below are encoded in one region of Mangifera indica cultivar Alphonso chromosome 7, CATAS_Mindica_2.1, whole genome shotgun sequence:
- the LOC123220407 gene encoding beta-glucosidase BoGH3B-like, producing MGRTNCVLLMGLLLLCCLAEAEYIKYKDPKQPLNVRIRDLMKRMTLEEKIGQMTQIERAISSPDVIKNYFIGSLLSGGGSVPAKKASAKDWIEMINSFQKGALSTRLGIPMIYGIDAVHGHNNVYNATIFPHNVGLGATRDPGLVKKIGAATALEVRATGVPYAFAPCIAVCRDPRWGRCYESYSEDPKIVRAMTELIPGLQGEIPAGLRKGYPYVSGKTKVAACAKHFVGDGGTTKGINENNTVIDRHGLFSIHMPAYYDSIMKGVSTVMASYSSWNGVKMHANRDLITGFLKHTLRFRGFVITDWEGIDRITSPPHANYTYSIEMAINAGIDMVMVPTNYTEFIDGLASLVKKNVIPMSRIDDAVKRILRVKFVMGLFENPLADDSLVNHLGSQEHRELAQEAVRKSLVLLKNGESADQPLLPLPKKASKILVAGTHADNLGYQCGGWTIEWQGLSGNDITSGTTILTAIKNTVDQQTEVVFAENPDVNFVKSNNFSYAIVVVGEHPYAETKGDSLNLTIPDPGPSTITNVCRAVKCVVVIISGRPVVLEPYVSLMDALVAAWLPGSEGQGVADVLFGDYGFTGKLPRTWFRTVDQLPMNVGDKHYDPLFPFGFGLTTKPTMAK from the exons atgggtAGAACAAATTGTGTGCTCTTGATGGGGCTGCTGCTTCTGTGTTGCTTAGCAGAAgcagaatatataaaatataaagaccCAAAGCAACCATTAAATGTTCGAATCAGAGACTTAATGAAAAGGATGACTTTGGAGGaaaaaataggccaaatgacaCAGATTGAACGAGCTATTTCATCACCTGATGTGATCAAGAATTACTTCATAG GGAGCCTGTTGAGTGGAGGAGGGAGTGTTCCAGCTAAAAAGGCTTCAGCTAAGGATTGGATTGAGATGATAAATAGTTTTCAAAAGGGCGCTTTATCTACTCGACTTGGTATACCGATGATTTATGGTATTGATGCTGTTCATGGCCACAATAATGTTTACAATGCAACAATCTTTCCTCACAATGTTGGCCTTGGAGCTACAAG GGACCCTGGACTTGTCAAAAAGATTGGAGCAGCAACTGCACTTGAAGTTAGAGCTACAGGAGTTCCATATGCCTTTGCACCTTGTATTGCG GTTTGCAGGGATCCCAGATGGGGTAGATGCTATGAAAGCTACAGCGAGGATCCTAAGATTGTTCGAGCAATGACTGAGCTTATACCAGGACTACAAGGAGAAATTCCTGCTGGCCTTCGAAAGGGTTACCCCTATGTCTCTGGAAA AACAAAGGTTGCAGCTTGTGCTAAGCATTTTGTGGGTGATGGTGGTACAACCAAAGGCATAAATGAGAACAACACTGTGATAGATAGACATGGTTTGTTCAGCATACACATGCCAGCCTACTATGACTCCATTATGAAGGGTGTGTCAACTGTCATGGCCTCATACTCTAGCTGGAATGGAGTTAAGATGCACGCTAACCGCGATCTTATCACTGGATTCCTGAAACATACTCTTCGATTTAGA GGTTTTGTCATCACAGATTGGGAGGGTATTGATAGGATCACAAGTCCTCCACATGCCAACTACACATACTCCATTGAAATGGCAATCAATGCTGGCATTGATATG GTCATGGTCCCAACAAACTATACAGAATTCATCGATGGTCTTGCATCccttgtaaaaaaaaatgtcatccCCATGAGTCGCATTGATGATGCAGTGAAGAGAATTTTGAGGGTGAAGTTTGTGATGGGTCTATTCGAGAATCCACTAGCCGATGACAGCCTGGTCAATCATCTTGGAAGTCAG GAGCACAGAGAATTGGCTCAGGAAGCTGTAAGGAAATCTCTTGTACTGCTAAAGAATGGTGAATCAGCTGATCAGCCACTGCTGCCTCTTCCTAAAAAGGCATCAAAAATACTAGTTGCTGGTACCCACGCTGACAATCTTGGCTACCAATGTGGAGGATGGACAATCGAATGGCAAGGACTTAGTGGAAACGACATCACAAGTG GTACTACTATCCTCACTGCCATAAAGAATACAGTTGATCAACAAACAGAAGTTGTGTTTGCGGAGAATCCAGATGTCAACTTTGTCAAGTCCAACAATTTCTCTTACGCAATTGTTGTAGTTGGTGAACATCCGTATGCAGAGACAAAGGGTGACAGTTTGAACTTAACAATCCCTGACCCTGGTCCGAGCACCATCACAAATGTTTGCAGAGCTGTAAAATGTGTTGTTGTCATAATCTCTGGCCGTCCAGTCGTGCTAGAACCATATGTTTCTTTAATGGATGCTCTTGTTGCGGCCTGGCTGCCAGGATCCGAGGGCCAAGGAGTTGCAGATGTTCTATTTGGTGACTATGGTTTCACCGGCAAACTTCCCCGGACATGGTTCAGGACAGTGGATCAGCTGCCAATGAATGTTGGTGATAAACATTATGACCCCCTCTTCCCATTTGGATTTGGCCTCACTACAAAACCTACCATGGCTAAGTAG